A stretch of Crossiella cryophila DNA encodes these proteins:
- a CDS encoding NAD-dependent succinate-semialdehyde dehydrogenase, whose protein sequence is MYTVTNPATGELVEQIPNATEEEVRAAIERVHRGFAAWRRRPVQERARIVLRAAELFAERAEELAAIMTLEMGKRVGEGLGEVGVVVDIFTYYGEHGPKLIAEEPLAIRGGEAVITKEPLGALLGVMPWNFPCYQVARFVAPNLLLGNTILLKHASICPRSAVAIEQILRDAGVPDDVYVNTFASSRQVPAILADPRIQGVSLTGSEQAGISVAAEAGRNLKKAVLELGGADPLIVLDTADLDETVRATATARMRNCGQSCNAPKRMIVLADLYEDFVDRISKRVAEFYLPGDPADPATKLPPLASAAAADEVAGQIEKAVRQGATLRAGGHRVPGPGAFLEATVLTDVTPEMDAYREEIFGPVVLVFKAENEEEAIAIANDSPFGLGASVWGTDPVRLRRVAEQLESGMVYLNSAGGSQADLPFGGIKRSGMGRELGPAGIEEFMNKKSLRL, encoded by the coding sequence ATGTACACGGTCACCAACCCGGCGACGGGCGAACTGGTCGAGCAGATCCCGAACGCGACCGAGGAGGAGGTGCGCGCCGCCATCGAGCGGGTGCACCGGGGTTTCGCGGCCTGGCGGCGGCGGCCGGTGCAGGAGCGGGCCCGGATCGTGCTGCGGGCGGCGGAACTCTTCGCCGAGCGGGCCGAGGAACTGGCCGCGATCATGACGCTGGAGATGGGCAAGCGGGTCGGCGAGGGCCTCGGCGAGGTCGGCGTGGTGGTGGACATCTTCACCTACTACGGCGAACACGGTCCGAAGCTGATCGCGGAGGAGCCCCTGGCCATCCGCGGCGGCGAGGCGGTGATCACCAAGGAGCCGCTGGGCGCGCTGCTGGGTGTGATGCCGTGGAACTTCCCCTGCTACCAGGTGGCCCGGTTCGTGGCGCCGAACCTGTTGCTGGGCAACACGATCCTGCTCAAGCACGCCTCGATCTGCCCGCGCTCCGCGGTGGCCATCGAGCAGATCCTGCGCGACGCCGGAGTCCCGGACGACGTCTACGTCAACACCTTCGCCTCCAGCCGGCAGGTGCCGGCGATCCTGGCCGATCCGCGGATCCAGGGCGTGTCGCTGACCGGCAGTGAGCAGGCCGGGATCTCGGTGGCCGCGGAGGCCGGGCGCAACCTGAAGAAGGCGGTGCTGGAGCTGGGCGGCGCCGATCCGCTGATCGTGCTGGACACCGCCGACCTGGACGAGACCGTGCGGGCCACCGCGACCGCGCGGATGCGCAACTGCGGGCAGTCCTGCAACGCGCCCAAGCGGATGATCGTGCTGGCCGACCTCTACGAGGATTTCGTGGACCGGATCAGCAAGCGGGTGGCCGAGTTCTACCTGCCCGGCGACCCGGCCGACCCGGCGACCAAGCTGCCGCCACTGGCCTCGGCGGCCGCGGCGGACGAGGTGGCCGGGCAGATCGAGAAGGCGGTCCGGCAGGGCGCGACACTGCGCGCCGGTGGGCACCGGGTGCCGGGGCCGGGGGCGTTCCTGGAGGCGACCGTGCTCACCGATGTGACGCCGGAGATGGACGCCTACCGGGAGGAGATCTTCGGGCCGGTGGTGCTGGTGTTCAAGGCAGAGAACGAGGAGGAGGCGATCGCGATCGCCAACGACTCGCCGTTCGGGCTGGGCGCGAGCGTGTGGGGCACCGATCCGGTGCGGCTGCGCCGGGTCGCCGAGCAGCTCGAGTCCGGCATGGTCTACCTCAACAGCGCGGGCGGCTCCCAGGCTGATCTGCCCTTCGGCGGCATCAAGCGCTCCGGCATGGGGCGCGAGCTGGGGCCGGCCGGGATCGAGGAGTTCATGAACAAGAAGTCACTCCGGCTGTAG
- a CDS encoding protein kinase domain-containing protein, producing MQPGTVIANRYRLERVVGAGGMGVVWQATDLELRREVALKVGESEQLRREARIGAGLQHPNVIAVHDVAEQDGQRWLVQEYLPSRSLAEILREDGPVPARTAAGIGAQIADALVAMHERNMVHRDITPANVLVTAEGVAKLTDLGIASWSQVTRTGSAQVAGTDGFLAPEVLAGGFATPAIDLYALGATLTAATEGLPPTGAGRALTKVLAALTNPDPQLRPAAVRARELFRKAAADLPRRRKLLVTASVGLVAVTAAVIALVPVWETPPQTATPTTGVSPVAAGPAFVGDPRTVEACGLIDPRELDRYGPTRYAAERGSFNACLLHTKLRGNLEVDLYVRLETGPDVDSFEVPQHPLAAATEPLPVREDRDGDQCRRIVHLPGGYRVVISAWQNERPPELCALAEALVPGVLSAYHRGPLPRRVTQPGSLSALSACDLLTGEQLSGPFGTKQITRKPGLGGWSCFWTAPNADPAVLVNFYRTDPPEDGQVQTIAGREVVLLPAGAGDDKCLASITYRRDPIERIEIIWRGTQPSAQRCAGVTTLATTIAEGLR from the coding sequence ATGCAACCCGGCACGGTGATCGCGAACAGGTATCGGCTGGAGCGCGTCGTCGGCGCGGGCGGCATGGGGGTCGTCTGGCAGGCGACCGACCTGGAGCTGCGCCGCGAGGTGGCGCTCAAGGTCGGCGAGAGCGAGCAGCTGCGCCGGGAGGCCCGGATCGGCGCCGGACTCCAGCACCCGAACGTGATCGCCGTGCACGATGTGGCCGAGCAGGACGGGCAGCGCTGGCTGGTGCAGGAGTACCTGCCCTCGCGCAGCCTGGCCGAGATCCTGCGCGAGGACGGTCCGGTGCCCGCGCGCACGGCGGCCGGGATCGGCGCGCAGATCGCGGACGCGCTGGTGGCCATGCACGAGCGGAACATGGTGCACCGCGACATCACCCCGGCGAACGTGCTGGTCACCGCCGAGGGCGTGGCCAAGCTGACCGACCTGGGCATCGCGAGCTGGTCCCAGGTCACCCGCACCGGCAGTGCCCAGGTGGCGGGCACGGACGGGTTCCTGGCCCCGGAGGTGCTCGCGGGCGGTTTCGCCACCCCCGCGATCGATCTGTACGCGCTGGGCGCCACGCTGACCGCCGCGACCGAGGGCCTGCCGCCGACCGGGGCGGGCCGCGCCCTGACCAAGGTGCTGGCCGCGCTGACCAACCCCGATCCACAGCTCCGCCCTGCCGCGGTGCGTGCCCGCGAGTTGTTCCGCAAGGCCGCCGCCGACCTGCCCCGCCGACGGAAACTGCTGGTCACGGCGAGCGTCGGCCTGGTCGCGGTCACCGCCGCGGTCATCGCGCTGGTGCCGGTCTGGGAAACCCCGCCGCAGACCGCCACCCCCACCACGGGCGTCTCCCCCGTGGCCGCCGGTCCGGCCTTCGTCGGCGACCCGCGCACCGTCGAGGCCTGCGGGCTGATCGATCCGCGCGAACTGGACCGGTACGGCCCGACCAGGTACGCGGCGGAGCGCGGATCGTTCAACGCCTGCCTGTTGCACACGAAGCTGCGCGGGAACCTGGAGGTGGACCTCTACGTCCGGCTGGAAACCGGTCCGGACGTCGACTCCTTCGAGGTGCCGCAGCACCCCTTGGCTGCGGCCACCGAGCCGCTGCCGGTGCGCGAGGACCGCGACGGCGACCAGTGCCGGCGGATCGTGCACCTGCCGGGCGGATACCGGGTGGTGATCTCCGCCTGGCAGAACGAGCGTCCGCCGGAGCTGTGCGCGCTGGCCGAGGCCCTGGTGCCGGGCGTGCTCAGCGCCTACCACCGCGGCCCGCTGCCCCGCCGCGTCACCCAGCCCGGCTCCCTGTCCGCGCTGAGTGCCTGCGACCTGCTGACCGGCGAGCAGCTCAGCGGTCCGTTCGGCACCAAGCAGATCACCCGCAAACCCGGTCTCGGCGGCTGGAGCTGCTTCTGGACGGCGCCCAACGCCGACCCGGCGGTGCTGGTCAACTTCTACCGCACCGACCCGCCCGAGGACGGCCAGGTGCAAACGATCGCGGGCCGCGAGGTCGTGCTGCTGCCGGCAGGCGCCGGGGACGACAAGTGCCTGGCCTCGATCACCTACCGGCGGGACCCGATCGAGCGGATCGAGATCATCTGGCGCGGCACCCAGCCCTCGGCCCAGCGCTGCGCCGGAGTGACCACGCTGGCCACCACGATCGCGGAAGGGCTGCGCTGA
- a CDS encoding short-chain fatty acyl-CoA regulator family protein, whose product MEKLFAGARLRQLREDRSMSQSALARLLGISPSYVNQLEHNARPLTLPVLLRLTEHFGVDAEFFAPQDIARLVADVREVFADDTVTGAVSALQVDELTTKLPEVARTLVTLHQRYREAVENITALVAEQGLDRTSVRQPHEEVRDWFYRRHNHVAELDEPAERLAAELRLRPGQVRAGLIAGLLERHRVRVVEEPLGSDQHRFDRRTRTLRLSPTLRPGQSAFRLASELALLEAGEVIEGLVRGGGFSEETAHRLARIGLANYFAGALVLPYRVFLGAAERHRYDITRLSEEFGVGFETICHRLSTLQRKGTRGVPFSFVRVDRAGNISKRQSATGFHFSRVGGSCPLWIVYEAFSAPGRILTQIAELPDGKQYFWLARTVTRAAGGHGDPGKSFAIGLGCELRHAKRLVYSDGLALGAGAAITGIGMGCKVCERPACPQRAFPAIGKPLRVQEHVSSLLPYPPEA is encoded by the coding sequence GTGGAGAAGTTGTTCGCGGGCGCCCGGTTGCGGCAGCTGCGGGAGGACCGGTCGATGTCGCAGTCGGCGCTGGCCCGGCTGCTGGGCATCTCGCCCAGCTACGTCAACCAGCTCGAGCACAACGCCCGCCCGCTGACCCTGCCGGTGCTGCTGCGGCTGACCGAGCACTTCGGCGTGGACGCGGAGTTCTTCGCCCCGCAGGACATCGCCCGGCTCGTCGCCGACGTGCGCGAGGTCTTCGCCGACGACACCGTGACTGGCGCGGTCTCCGCACTCCAGGTCGACGAGCTGACCACAAAGCTGCCCGAGGTGGCCCGCACCCTGGTCACCCTGCACCAGCGCTACCGGGAGGCGGTGGAGAACATCACCGCGCTGGTCGCCGAACAGGGCCTGGACCGCACCAGCGTGCGGCAGCCGCACGAGGAGGTGCGGGACTGGTTCTACCGGCGGCACAACCACGTGGCCGAACTGGACGAGCCCGCCGAGCGGCTGGCCGCGGAACTGCGGTTGCGCCCCGGCCAGGTGCGCGCCGGCCTGATCGCCGGGCTGCTGGAACGGCACCGGGTGCGGGTGGTCGAGGAACCGCTGGGCAGCGATCAGCACCGCTTCGACCGACGCACCAGGACCCTGCGCCTGTCCCCCACCCTGCGCCCCGGTCAGTCCGCCTTCCGGCTGGCCTCCGAACTCGCGCTGCTGGAGGCCGGGGAGGTGATCGAGGGTCTGGTGCGCGGCGGCGGGTTCAGCGAGGAGACCGCGCACCGGCTGGCCAGGATCGGGCTGGCCAACTACTTCGCGGGCGCGCTGGTGTTGCCCTACCGGGTGTTCCTGGGCGCGGCCGAACGCCATCGCTACGACATCACCCGGCTGTCCGAGGAGTTCGGGGTGGGCTTCGAGACCATCTGCCATCGGCTGTCCACCTTGCAGCGCAAGGGAACCCGCGGCGTGCCGTTCTCCTTCGTCCGGGTGGACCGGGCGGGCAACATCTCCAAACGCCAGTCCGCCACCGGTTTCCACTTCTCCAGGGTCGGCGGCTCGTGTCCACTGTGGATCGTCTACGAGGCGTTCAGCGCGCCCGGCCGCATCCTCACCCAGATCGCCGAACTGCCCGACGGCAAGCAGTACTTCTGGCTGGCCCGCACCGTCACCAGGGCCGCGGGCGGACACGGCGACCCCGGCAAGAGCTTCGCCATCGGCCTCGGCTGCGAACTCCGGCACGCCAAGCGGCTGGTCTACTCCGACGGCCTGGCGCTGGGCGCTGGCGCGGCGATCACCGGCATCGGCATGGGCTGCAAGGTGTGCGAGCGCCCGGCCTGCCCGCAACGGGCATTTCCGGCAATCGGGAAACCCCTGCGGGTGCAGGAGCACGTGAGCAGCCTGCTGCCCTACCCGCCGGAGGCCTGA
- a CDS encoding 3-hydroxybutyryl-CoA dehydrogenase yields the protein MSSEIARVAVIGAGQMGAGIAEVCARAGLDVLVCEQDTRAVEAGRARIQHSLDRAVRAGKLDRAEAGRASRRLRFGTDLGELSDRQLVIEAVLEDEQVKTELFATMDKVVEDPAAILASNTSAIPIMRLGMATGRAGQVLGLHFFNPAPVLPLVEVVGSLLTTPSTVDRMERFATDVLGKQTIRAGDRAGFVVNKLLVPYLLSAIRMVESGFATAADVDRGMELGTAHPMGPLRLSDLIGLDTVAAIAESLYAEFKEPLYTPPPLLLRMVDAGLLGKKSGRGFHVHGGK from the coding sequence ATGAGCAGCGAGATCGCCAGGGTCGCGGTGATCGGCGCCGGGCAGATGGGCGCCGGGATCGCCGAGGTGTGCGCGCGGGCCGGGCTGGACGTGCTGGTGTGCGAGCAGGACACCCGCGCGGTCGAGGCCGGTCGGGCGCGCATCCAGCACTCGCTGGACCGGGCGGTGCGGGCGGGCAAGCTGGACCGGGCCGAGGCCGGGCGGGCGAGCCGGCGGCTGCGGTTCGGCACCGACTTGGGCGAGCTGAGCGACCGGCAGCTGGTGATCGAGGCCGTGCTGGAGGACGAGCAGGTCAAGACCGAACTGTTCGCCACCATGGACAAGGTGGTCGAGGACCCGGCCGCGATCCTGGCCTCCAACACCTCCGCCATCCCGATCATGCGCCTGGGCATGGCCACCGGGCGGGCCGGGCAGGTGCTCGGACTGCACTTCTTCAACCCGGCGCCGGTGCTGCCACTGGTGGAGGTGGTCGGCTCACTGCTCACCACACCGTCCACTGTGGACAGGATGGAGCGGTTCGCCACCGATGTCCTTGGCAAGCAGACCATCCGGGCCGGTGATCGCGCCGGGTTCGTGGTGAACAAGCTGCTGGTGCCCTACCTGCTTTCCGCGATCCGGATGGTCGAGTCCGGCTTCGCCACCGCGGCCGATGTGGACCGGGGCATGGAACTGGGCACCGCGCACCCGATGGGCCCGCTGCGGCTGAGTGACCTGATCGGCCTGGACACGGTGGCCGCGATCGCCGAATCGCTGTACGCGGAGTTCAAGGAACCGCTCTACACCCCGCCGCCGTTGTTGCTGCGCATGGTCGACGCCGGGTTGCTGGGCAAGAAGTCCGGTCGCGGGTTCCACGTCCACGGAGGCAAGTGA
- a CDS encoding MmgE/PrpD family protein, with protein MINHTVRAYRPDESLPREEQLAWKLAAVATDPVPVPAEVTEMVINRFIDNAAVAAASLSRKPVRAARDQALAHPRTPGAAVFGVPGRYSPEWAAWANGVAVRELDHHDTFLAADYSHPGDNIPPILAVAQHTGRSGADLVRGIAAGYELQVDLVRGICLHEHKIDHIAHLGPSAAGGIGALLGLSTETVYQAIGQALHTTTATRQSRKGEISSWKAYAPAFAGKAAIEAVDRALRGEGAPSPIYEGADGVIAWLLGGPEAVYTVPLPAPGESKLSILDTYTKEHSAEYQSQALIDLARRLGPRVGELGKVERIVIHTSHHTHFVIGSGAGDPQKYDPNASRETLDHSIPYIFAVALQDWAWHHERSYDRARATRPDTVELWQKISTVEDPEWTRRYHEPEPAFGGRVEVLLADGSTITDEIAVADAHPAGARPFAREQYVAKFRALAEGVLTTADQDRFLDTVSRLDRLTPAEVANLALPAGLPAEPVTKGIF; from the coding sequence ATGATCAACCACACCGTGCGCGCCTACCGCCCGGACGAGAGCCTGCCCAGGGAAGAGCAGCTGGCCTGGAAGCTGGCCGCGGTGGCCACCGACCCGGTCCCGGTGCCCGCCGAGGTCACCGAGATGGTGATCAACCGGTTCATCGACAACGCCGCCGTGGCCGCGGCTTCCTTGTCCCGCAAGCCGGTCCGGGCCGCGCGGGACCAGGCCCTCGCGCACCCGCGTACCCCTGGCGCCGCCGTTTTTGGTGTGCCCGGCCGGTATTCGCCGGAGTGGGCGGCCTGGGCCAACGGCGTGGCCGTGCGCGAACTGGACCACCACGACACCTTCCTGGCCGCCGACTACTCCCACCCCGGCGACAACATCCCGCCGATCCTGGCCGTGGCCCAGCACACCGGGCGTTCCGGCGCGGATCTGGTACGCGGCATCGCGGCGGGCTACGAACTCCAGGTCGACCTGGTGCGCGGGATCTGCCTGCACGAGCACAAAATCGACCACATCGCACACCTCGGCCCGTCCGCCGCCGGTGGTATCGGCGCGTTGCTGGGGCTGTCCACCGAGACCGTGTACCAGGCGATCGGCCAGGCGTTGCACACCACCACCGCCACCCGCCAGTCCCGCAAGGGCGAGATCTCCTCCTGGAAGGCATACGCACCCGCCTTCGCGGGCAAGGCCGCGATCGAGGCGGTGGACCGGGCGTTGCGCGGGGAGGGCGCGCCGAGCCCGATCTACGAGGGCGCGGACGGCGTGATCGCCTGGCTGCTCGGCGGTCCGGAGGCGGTGTACACGGTGCCGCTGCCCGCGCCCGGCGAGTCCAAACTGTCTATTTTGGACACCTACACCAAGGAGCACTCGGCCGAGTACCAGAGCCAGGCGCTGATCGACCTGGCCCGCAGGCTCGGTCCTCGGGTCGGCGAGCTGGGGAAGGTGGAGCGGATCGTGATCCACACCAGCCACCACACCCACTTCGTGATCGGCTCCGGTGCCGGCGATCCGCAGAAGTACGACCCGAACGCCAGCCGGGAAACCCTGGACCACTCCATCCCGTACATCTTCGCGGTGGCCCTGCAGGACTGGGCCTGGCACCACGAACGCTCCTACGACCGCGCCCGCGCCACCCGGCCGGACACCGTGGAGCTGTGGCAGAAGATCAGCACGGTGGAGGACCCGGAGTGGACCCGCCGCTACCACGAGCCGGAACCGGCCTTCGGCGGCCGGGTCGAGGTGCTGCTGGCCGACGGCAGCACGATCACCGACGAGATCGCGGTCGCCGACGCCCACCCGGCCGGGGCCCGCCCGTTCGCCCGCGAGCAGTACGTGGCCAAGTTCCGCGCCCTGGCCGAGGGCGTTCTCACCACCGCCGACCAGGACCGCTTCCTGGACACCGTGTCCCGGCTGGACCGGCTCACCCCGGCCGAGGTCGCCAACCTCGCCCTCCCCGCCGGACTGCCAGCCGAGCCCGTCACCAAGGGAATCTTCTGA
- the prpB gene encoding methylisocitrate lyase — MLHAIPSAADKRKALRAGLDSGRLLKLPGAFNPLSAKLIERHGFHGVYISGAVISADLGLPDIGLTTLTEVAGRAQQIARVTALPSLVDADTGFGEPMNAARTVQVLEDAGVAGLHLEDQVNPKRCGHLDGKDVVELDVAVRRIKAAVAARRDPDFVIAARTDAKSVLGLDEAIRRAKAFADAGADLIFPEALTDAAEFEAFRAAVEVPILANMTEFGKSRLLDARTLESAGVNVVIYPVTLLRLAMHAADTGLREITEQGTQEGLLDRMQHRRDLYDLLDYQRYNAFDDQVFNFRV; from the coding sequence ATGCTGCACGCCATCCCCAGCGCCGCCGACAAACGCAAGGCCCTGCGCGCCGGACTCGACTCCGGCCGCCTGCTCAAGCTCCCTGGCGCGTTCAACCCGTTGTCCGCGAAGCTGATCGAACGCCACGGTTTCCACGGCGTGTACATCTCCGGCGCGGTGATCTCGGCCGACCTGGGCCTGCCCGACATCGGTCTGACCACCCTCACCGAGGTCGCCGGACGCGCCCAGCAGATCGCCAGGGTGACCGCGTTGCCCTCCCTGGTCGACGCCGACACCGGCTTCGGCGAGCCGATGAACGCGGCCAGGACGGTGCAGGTGCTGGAGGACGCGGGCGTCGCCGGGCTGCACCTGGAGGACCAGGTGAACCCGAAGCGCTGCGGGCACCTGGACGGCAAGGACGTGGTGGAGCTGGACGTCGCGGTGCGCCGGATCAAGGCCGCGGTGGCCGCCCGCCGCGATCCCGACTTCGTCATCGCCGCCCGCACCGACGCGAAATCCGTGCTGGGCCTGGACGAGGCCATCCGGCGTGCCAAGGCCTTCGCCGACGCGGGCGCGGACCTGATCTTCCCGGAGGCACTGACCGACGCGGCCGAGTTCGAGGCGTTCCGGGCCGCGGTGGAGGTGCCGATCCTGGCCAACATGACCGAGTTCGGCAAAAGCCGCCTGCTCGACGCCCGCACCCTGGAGTCAGCGGGCGTCAACGTGGTGATCTACCCGGTCACCCTGCTGCGACTGGCCATGCACGCCGCCGACACCGGCCTGCGCGAGATCACCGAACAGGGCACGCAGGAGGGCCTGCTGGACCGGATGCAGCACCGCCGCGACCTGTATGACCTGCTGGATTACCAGCGCTACAACGCTTTCGACGACCAGGTCTTCAACTTCCGGGTCTGA
- a CDS encoding bifunctional 2-methylcitrate synthase/citrate synthase, whose amino-acid sequence MSTATIHKGLAGVAVDTTTISMVNPETNSLTYRGYPVQELAAHCRFEEVAYLLWHGELPTPAQLSAQNATERAQRALPPELISTLLSLPATAHPMDSLRTAVSILGALDPSEEDNSPQSNHTKALRLFAVLPTVVALTQRRLRGLLPLAPRTDLAYAENFLYLTFGEIPDPVVVRAFETSLILYAEHSFNASTFTSRVVTSTLSDLYSAVTAAIGALKGPLHGGANEAVMAVLTEIGTPARAEPWLREALAAKRTIMGFGHRVYKNGDSRVPTMRQALAEVATHRNGTHLLETYEALAKAMLTAKSLHPNLDYPAGPAYHLMGFDTPVFTPIFVAARITGWTAHITEQLAANSLIRPTSIYTGPPERPLT is encoded by the coding sequence ATGTCCACCGCAACCATCCACAAAGGACTCGCCGGGGTCGCCGTGGACACCACGACGATCTCCATGGTGAACCCGGAGACCAACTCCCTGACCTACCGCGGCTACCCCGTCCAGGAACTGGCCGCCCACTGCCGCTTCGAGGAGGTCGCCTACCTGCTCTGGCACGGCGAACTCCCCACCCCAGCCCAACTGTCCGCCCAAAATGCCACCGAACGCGCCCAGCGAGCCCTACCCCCAGAACTGATCAGCACCCTGCTCAGCCTCCCCGCCACCGCCCACCCCATGGACTCCCTGCGCACCGCGGTCAGCATCCTCGGCGCCCTGGACCCCAGCGAGGAGGACAACTCCCCACAGTCCAACCACACCAAGGCCCTACGCCTCTTCGCCGTCCTGCCCACAGTCGTCGCCCTGACCCAACGCCGCCTACGCGGCCTGCTCCCCCTGGCCCCCCGCACCGACCTCGCCTACGCCGAAAACTTCCTCTACCTCACCTTCGGCGAAATCCCCGACCCCGTAGTGGTCCGCGCCTTCGAAACCTCCCTGATCCTCTACGCCGAACACAGCTTCAACGCCTCCACCTTCACCTCCCGAGTGGTGACCTCCACCCTCTCCGACCTCTACAGCGCGGTAACCGCAGCCATCGGCGCCCTCAAAGGCCCCCTGCACGGCGGCGCCAACGAAGCGGTCATGGCAGTCCTCACCGAAATCGGCACCCCAGCCCGCGCCGAACCCTGGCTCCGCGAAGCCCTCGCCGCCAAACGCACCATCATGGGCTTCGGCCACCGCGTCTACAAAAACGGCGACTCCCGAGTCCCCACCATGCGCCAGGCCCTCGCCGAAGTAGCCACCCACCGCAACGGCACCCACCTCCTCGAAACCTACGAAGCCCTAGCCAAAGCCATGCTCACCGCCAAATCCCTACACCCCAACCTCGACTACCCCGCAGGCCCCGCCTACCACCTGATGGGCTTCGACACCCCCGTCTTCACCCCCATCTTCGTCGCGGCCCGCATCACCGGCTGGACAGCCCACATCACCGAACAACTGGCCGCCAACAGCCTCATCCGCCCCACCAGCATCTACACCGGCCCCCCAGAACGCCCCCTCACCTAA
- a CDS encoding SDR family NAD(P)-dependent oxidoreductase, with product MTGASRGIGRAVALAFAHAGERVAVHSTRPHEEAKSTLAALPGTGHALVTGDLADPAAAARIATDAIIALGRVDVLVNNAGVAPTAENRHAPAEVDYADWVATWQHMIQVNLLGAANVTWAVARHLIDRGAPGSIVNIGSRGAYRGEPTHPAYAASKAALHALGQSLAIALAPHHIAVTSVAPGFIATERQQPKLAAPSGEALRQESPFGRVGTPEEVAHTVLHLSAPASAWTSGTIIDLNGASHLRP from the coding sequence GTGACGGGGGCTTCCCGGGGCATCGGCCGCGCGGTCGCACTCGCCTTCGCCCACGCGGGCGAGCGGGTCGCCGTGCACAGCACCCGGCCGCACGAGGAAGCCAAGTCGACCCTGGCCGCCCTGCCCGGCACCGGCCACGCCCTGGTCACCGGCGACCTGGCCGATCCGGCCGCCGCGGCCCGGATCGCCACCGACGCCATCATCGCCCTTGGCCGGGTCGACGTCCTGGTCAACAACGCCGGCGTGGCCCCCACCGCGGAGAACCGCCACGCCCCAGCCGAGGTCGACTACGCCGACTGGGTCGCCACCTGGCAACACATGATCCAGGTCAACTTGCTCGGCGCCGCCAACGTCACCTGGGCGGTGGCCCGCCACCTCATCGACCGCGGCGCCCCCGGCAGCATCGTCAACATCGGCTCCCGCGGCGCTTACCGAGGCGAACCCACCCACCCCGCCTACGCCGCGAGCAAGGCGGCCCTGCACGCCCTCGGCCAATCCCTGGCCATCGCCCTCGCGCCCCACCACATCGCCGTGACCTCAGTGGCCCCCGGCTTCATCGCCACCGAACGCCAGCAACCCAAACTCGCGGCCCCCTCCGGTGAGGCCCTCCGCCAGGAAAGCCCCTTCGGCCGAGTAGGCACCCCGGAGGAAGTAGCCCACACCGTCCTCCACCTCTCCGCCCCAGCCTCCGCCTGGACCTCCGGCACCATCATCGACCTCAACGGAGCCTCCCACCTCCGCCCCTAA